From Streptomyces cyaneogriseus subsp. noncyanogenus, the proteins below share one genomic window:
- a CDS encoding DUF1918 domain-containing protein, with the protein MRATVGDRLVQHGRVVGQHDKVAEIIEVMGQEGNPPYRVRFEDGHEAVCSPGPDSEIRHKEMHTQQ; encoded by the coding sequence ATGCGTGCAACCGTGGGCGACCGGCTTGTCCAGCACGGCAGGGTGGTCGGTCAGCACGACAAGGTCGCCGAGATCATCGAAGTGATGGGCCAGGAAGGCAACCCGCCGTACCGGGTCCGCTTCGAGGACGGGCACGAGGCCGTCTGCTCCCCCGGCCCCGATTCCGAGATCCGTCACAAGGAGATGCACACCCAGCAGTAG